Part of the Candidatus Desulfatibia profunda genome, CGCAAAATTCTGGAAACCCAACCTAAACGACGGCGTCCAAATCACAGCCGCCCCCTTGTGGAAATTATTCCAGCTCAAATCCTGGCGAAAAAACCTGAAAGAAACGTGGGAAAAAATGAAAAAAGGTGACTATGATTGGGCACATTTAGCCTACAGTATTTGGCCTGACCGAGTCATACGCGCAAGCCATAAAAACCGAAGTTTTGCAATCGCTCACGATTTAGAATCCGATTTGTGGGAAGAAATTGAAAACGGCACCGATCGGCAAGGTAATCCAAAATATAAGTGGGTGCCAAAGGATTTAAGTGAACAGGCTCTCAAGGCCATAATTATGGAAAAATCTAAAGGAAAAACTTAATGGCAGCAAAACGAAAAAAACTGGTAGTAATGGTTTCTTCCACTGTTTATGGGATTGAGGAACTCCTTGAGCGTGTGTATGCAATCCTGACGAGTTTTGGTTATGAAGTTTGGATGTCACACAAAGGAACCCTGCCTGTTCTTCCGGACAAAACTGCCTTCGAAAACTGTTTTCAGGCAGTAGAAGCATGTGATTTATTCCTCGCCATTATAACAACTCACTACGGTAGCGGGAAAGAAGATAAAGGTGCACTGTCAATTACCCATCAGGAATTATTGAAAGCAATTGAACAAAATAAACCCCGTTGGATTTTGGCTCACGACCAGGTTGTTTTTGCACGAACTCTTTTAATAAACCTTGAATATGATACGGCAAAAAAGCGTTCTAAACTGTCCTTGAAAAAGAATCCTGTGATTGATGATCTTCGTGTCATCGATATGTATGAAGCCGCAATTCGACATGATATCCAAATAAAAGATCGGAAAGGAAATTGGGTACAAAAATTTGTCACCTCAGAGGATGCTCAACTTTTTGCCTCATCGCAGTTTTATCGCTATCAAGAAGTAGAGCATTTTCTTCAAGAGCAGCTTAAGGATTATGCAGCTGTAAGCAAACAGATGGCAAAGGGGGTGAAGTCATGATTGCTGCTGCCATCAAAAAGCAAATCGTCAACGGTGAGAATATAGGAATAGAGTTTATAACATCCGTCAGAGATTCAAGCGCAATTGCTAAAACTATATGTTCATTTCTCAATACTAAAGGCGGCACTGTGTTCTGCGGAGTTGATGATAAAGGCAAAATTATTGGAATCACTGATGCGCAGCCAGCGGCAGATAATCTTCAAGTATTTCTTAATGATGCAATTTCGCCAAAAGCACTTTTATCCGTAGGCCTGGATGAAGAAAATGGCAAAACCATCGT contains:
- a CDS encoding DUF4062 domain-containing protein; the protein is MVSSTVYGIEELLERVYAILTSFGYEVWMSHKGTLPVLPDKTAFENCFQAVEACDLFLAIITTHYGSGKEDKGALSITHQELLKAIEQNKPRWILAHDQVVFARTLLINLEYDTAKKRSKLSLKKNPVIDDLRVIDMYEAAIRHDIQIKDRKGNWVQKFVTSEDAQLFASSQFYRYQEVEHFLQEQLKDYAAVSKQMAKGVKS